One region of Drosophila teissieri strain GT53w chromosome 2L, Prin_Dtei_1.1, whole genome shotgun sequence genomic DNA includes:
- the LOC122616359 gene encoding rho GTPase-activating protein conundrum: protein MNNNTDLHNSVDQDYSEFLSEYLLQNNSQSIEPEANYEDGEMEAEWLVSAGYPELIKPFKQGLEVSKTDLDPILTTLSKPHAEAIVQLVRTLNKTVRGRTKSRPKRKPDIRDVFREFDERSTGTRSRSATPDSLDSLQIDQAWTNNYLPNFVNNYEKNSETGKRCVEQSEEIYLKPILRRTPSAPLKSGTCVDIFRGSHVRCDIPLYSTHGVELLGYSRISTIQLPRNRSGSDPFCSIGRSTDCQSENDTPSQKITLSEKLSASENECIRLFPMPYNILSFESICRDSSSTDSCEVLDNCDTPSTVFTDIASISETGMKRLQTILWLELATIFDRNKVSLDKRKPFKRRRKEEGNLFGVSINALIRRDQQVTGTDSSLVPLFLENLIGELLRRGSREEGLLRIGGHKQKTELLYNELESAFYHNPENVTNIFCTATVHELSSLLKRWLRELPQPLLTSELIQLFYQCHTLPSIDKMNALSILCHLLPPENRNTLRSLLSFFNYIINLKDINKMNVHNVATIIAPSLFPPRYIHPSDKNSIAEQVRMAAQCCHLTNILILRGERLFQVPNNLIMESQKTIMGKKGWHRHRNLNEITANPSGKASNVGVGHDSTVINKYSTNLKHLHPFVI from the exons GGGTTAGAGGTTTCTAAAACTGACTTGGATCCCATActtactactttatctaagccACATGCTGAAGCGATTGTACAACTGGTAAGGACCCTGAACAAAACGGTACGGGGACGCACAAAAAGCCGACCAAAACGGAAACCTGATATAAGAGATGTATTTCGCGAATTTGAT GAACGAAGTACAGGGACACGCTCACGAAGTGCCACACCAGATTCTCTGGACTCTTTACAAATTGATCAAGCTTGGACAAACAATTACTT aCCCAATTTTGTAAATAACTATGAAAAAAATAGTGAAACTGGTAAACGATGTGTAGAACAATCtgaagaaatatatttaaaaccaaTCCTACGACGAACACCTAGCGCCCCACTTAAAAGCGGCACCTGTGTGGATATATTTCGTGGTTCGCATGTGCGATGTGATATACCTTTGTACTCGACGCATGGTGTCGAATTGCTTGGATATTCACGGATTAGCACCATACAATTGCCACGAAACCGATCCGGCTCTGATCCCTTTTGTTCTATTGg CCGATCAACGGATTGTCAAAGTGAAAACGATACACCATCACAAAAGATCACATTGAGTGAAAAGCTGTCAGCTTCAGAGAATGAATGTATTCGCCTTTTTCCTATGCCCTACAATATTCTAAGCTTTGAAAGTATTTGTCGAGACTCCTCTAGTACTGATAGCTGCGAAGTACTAGATAACTGTGATACCCCTTCAACAGTATTCACAGATATTGCATCAATAAGCGAAACTGGCATGAAACGTTTACAGACAATACTTTGGTTAGAATTAGCCACAATATTTGATCGCAACAAAGTTTCTTTAGATAAAAGAAAGCCCTTTAAACGTCGTCGCAAAGAAGAAGGTAATCTCTTTGGGGTATCTATAAACGCTCTTATACGTCGGGATCAGCAAGTTACTGGCACTGACTCATCTTTAGTCCCactatttttggaaaatctaATTGGCGAACTTCTGCGACGTGGCTCTAGAGAAGAAGGATTACTTCGAATAGGTGGTCATAAGCAAAAG acTGAATTACTTTATAATGAATTAGAATCAGCCTTTTATCATAATCCGGAAAATGTAACTAATATTTTTTGCACAGCTACTGTTCACGAACTTAGTTCGTTGCTAAAACGATGGTTGCGAGAACTTCCTCAACCTTTACTTACTAGTGAGCTGATACAACTGTTTTATCAATGTCACACACTTCCGTCAATAGATAAAATGAATGCACTATCGATTTTATGTCACCTGCTTCCACCCGAAAATAGAAACACATTACGTTctttattaagtttttttaattatattattaatctAAAggatataaacaaaatgaatgtTCATAACGTAGCAACAATTATTGCACCATCACTATTCCCACCACGTTATATACACCCGAGTGACAAAAACAGCATTGCAGAACAAGTTAGAATGGCCGCACAGTGTTGTCATTTAACGAATATTTTAATCTTACGTGGTGAACGACTTTTCCAAGTACccaacaatttaattatggAATCACAGAAAACAATTATG GGTAAGAAAGgatggcatcggcatcggaatttaaatgaaattactgCAAACCCAAGTGGAAAGGCGAGCAATGTTGGCGTCGGACACGATTCTacagttataaataaatactcaaccaatttaaagcatttacATCCATTTGTTATTTGA